The following coding sequences are from one Paenibacillus sp. FSL R5-0912 window:
- the pgmB gene encoding beta-phosphoglucomutase — protein sequence MLRAQPFEAAIFDLDGVIVDTAKFHYQAWKRLAGELGFDFSESTNEQLKGVSRMESLELLLRSGGITDLTAERKEELASRKNEWYKELLETLTPDDVLPGVSSFLGLLRSHGVRTAIASASKNAPLILEKVNIRPLFDAVADGNTIGRAKPDPEVFLQAARLLGVAPAACFVFEDAAAGVEGAIRAGMRVVGIGDGALLARAHLTIASFEQLEPVFLLSHIDLNGDSGRGEVDE from the coding sequence ATGTTGCGGGCACAACCCTTTGAGGCAGCTATCTTTGATCTGGACGGTGTCATTGTCGATACCGCGAAATTTCACTATCAGGCCTGGAAGCGTCTTGCCGGTGAGCTCGGCTTCGATTTCAGCGAGAGCACCAATGAGCAGCTGAAGGGCGTTAGCCGTATGGAATCGCTTGAACTTCTGCTGCGGTCCGGCGGAATAACAGATCTGACAGCGGAACGTAAGGAGGAGCTGGCCTCCCGCAAAAATGAGTGGTACAAGGAGCTACTGGAGACACTTACTCCGGACGATGTATTACCCGGTGTAAGCAGCTTTCTTGGGCTGTTGCGCTCACACGGAGTCAGAACAGCGATTGCCTCGGCCAGCAAAAATGCTCCGCTGATTCTGGAGAAGGTGAACATCAGACCGCTGTTTGACGCAGTGGCGGACGGGAACACCATCGGCAGGGCGAAGCCAGACCCGGAGGTGTTCCTGCAAGCAGCCAGGCTGCTTGGAGTAGCGCCGGCCGCTTGTTTTGTGTTTGAAGATGCGGCCGCCGGTGTAGAAGGGGCGATCCGGGCGGGCATGCGCGTGGTTGGCATCGGAGACGGGGCACTGCTTGCCCGTGCTCATCTAACCATCGCCAGCTTCGAACAGCTCGAACCCGTGTTTCTGCTTAGCCACATTGACTTAAACGGTGACAGCGGAAGGGGGGAGGTGGATGAATGA
- a CDS encoding DUF4432 family protein, giving the protein MNGEQVDNERKSDESISNGRVSNEQNGNELNSNQRVSELTLEQLQPGTRQVLPGGGFVTLTLVTDSFGSHIHLLTISNGRLVFTVILERGMDIGEIWLEAEKISWERDERYLLHPDHVDLSDNEHSGWDSGFYAAVAAIGPEIFGTPDEVRTVHGTGSYSSAQPGSVRLTWDEQQICLEGNVPVRGYGPLPVYAKTVRIVIRYGAATLFREDTVLNLTDVAQPVDDGYHIQLAGAYMSGGGSYVLPVSTAKMLLRDSAPPEVDPLIIYDAETRLDPIRCYQYVPEPVEGLADLPQVRDYCADGGGEQLTAEMLVNAGQDTAAYVIRSLQCYPRSLIAKRAVSDRMYALEPCKTRPNSLEQKTIDGEVVYIGPHGQSTGWIIIGATRDPQEITTLTHMIRSAAN; this is encoded by the coding sequence ATGAACGGTGAGCAAGTAGACAACGAGCGGAAAAGCGATGAGAGTATAAGTAATGGGCGAGTAAGCAATGAGCAGAACGGCAATGAGCTAAATAGCAATCAGCGAGTAAGCGAATTGACGCTGGAGCAGCTGCAGCCGGGCACTCGCCAGGTGCTGCCTGGAGGAGGCTTTGTCACCCTGACGCTTGTTACAGACTCCTTCGGCTCGCACATACACCTGTTGACTATATCCAATGGCCGGCTGGTCTTTACGGTGATACTGGAGCGGGGGATGGACATTGGGGAAATCTGGCTGGAAGCGGAGAAAATCAGCTGGGAGCGTGACGAACGGTATCTGCTCCATCCGGATCATGTAGATCTATCCGACAATGAGCATTCGGGCTGGGATTCAGGCTTCTATGCAGCGGTAGCTGCCATTGGGCCAGAAATCTTCGGCACTCCGGATGAGGTAAGAACCGTCCACGGGACGGGGTCTTACTCCTCCGCGCAGCCGGGATCGGTGAGGCTGACCTGGGATGAGCAGCAGATCTGCCTGGAAGGTAATGTTCCGGTGAGAGGATACGGGCCGCTGCCTGTATATGCCAAAACAGTCCGGATCGTAATCCGTTACGGGGCAGCTACGCTGTTCCGGGAGGATACGGTGCTGAATTTAACGGATGTCGCCCAGCCAGTGGATGACGGGTATCATATTCAGCTGGCAGGAGCTTATATGTCGGGTGGGGGGAGTTATGTCCTGCCGGTCTCCACCGCAAAAATGCTGCTCCGCGACTCTGCCCCGCCTGAGGTGGACCCGTTAATCATCTACGATGCCGAAACGAGGCTGGACCCGATCCGCTGTTATCAATACGTTCCTGAGCCGGTAGAGGGGCTTGCGGATCTGCCGCAGGTCCGCGACTATTGCGCAGACGGGGGCGGTGAGCAGCTGACAGCCGAGATGCTGGTGAACGCCGGGCAGGATACGGCAGCCTATGTCATTCGTTCGCTGCAATGTTATCCCCGGTCACTAATCGCCAAGCGGGCGGTCAGTGACCGGATGTATGCGCTGGAGCCTTGCAAGACCAGACCCAATTCACTGGAGCAAAAAACGATCGATGGTGAAGTGGTCTATATCGGCCCCCACGGCCAGAGCACCGGCTGGATCATCATAGGGGCAACACGTGATCCGCAGGAAATCACAACCCTTACGCACATGATCCGTAGCGCAGCAAATTAA
- a CDS encoding helix-turn-helix domain-containing protein: protein MGHLTGTREKAAQEVLSGIKAAVVARKYGVTPSTVNQWVRDYREAHGEQDHPYPQDQVEERKRLLDVEQKYEKAVKMLGEKELEIEILRELLKKPTPAYPKKSR, encoded by the coding sequence ATGGGACACTTAACAGGAACAAGAGAGAAGGCAGCGCAAGAGGTGTTGTCTGGCATTAAGGCGGCGGTGGTTGCCCGAAAGTATGGGGTGACTCCATCAACGGTGAATCAGTGGGTGAGGGATTACCGGGAAGCCCATGGGGAGCAAGATCATCCGTATCCCCAGGACCAGGTGGAGGAACGGAAGCGCCTGCTGGACGTCGAGCAGAAATATGAGAAGGCCGTCAAGATGCTCGGTGAAAAGGAGTTAGAGATTGAGATTCTGCGTGAACTGCTAAAAAAGCCAACCCCTGCTTATCCGAAAAAATCGAGGTAG
- a CDS encoding CBM35 domain-containing protein: protein MRKKSLKLLPLVLILSLLLSGISYADVTSNYVNPLMGGADPTVARAADGYYYSASSGDNNITLKRHETILGVSTAKSKVVWKKPDNFGYVWGPYIYRLDGKWYLYFSSGPENSFGYGHPSSYVLENASPDPFEGTWELKGESANEDSNGQVTVKQGLLNTQGYGLACGVVSIKGEPYFTYTKYYYFKDPQNPDNTKFDESPTIVKMKNPWTLEGPEGTVAKPEYDWEKKNDNINEGAAVVERNGKIYFAYSASSFMNDNYAVGVSVADASSDVMNADSWVKYPEPAMKRSDENSSYGPGSPLFLKSEDDSEDWILYHGIPTHGQGGGNRGIRAQRIHWDDNDFINLGIPSNPGTVLNRPSGEERSEIYEAEEAKLSGVARISGATAYASGGVYEKYNNSSANDYIEFTVNTTAGGTYSLDFRYNNNTANPVTMKLGVNGGATRDLSFPSNAGFEANFDLKSVYNLPLNAGSNTIRLSGKSALALDAMIIKRSTLYEAENAILSGNAKADADHPGYSGTGFAGGLWTSSSAVTFKVNAAAAGSYSVKLGYSLGFNDDRTLTMYVNGQKLKQVDFFSLKSWDRWADRYDNVFLQEGENTITYKYDEGDTGNVNLDFITVTEATTWHYGAEDAKLAGGNDAAVVYAKDGNLGTGYVTGLSKAGSSVEFAVNVENAASYDVKLRYAKEAAGSTYSLYLNGTKIKNITLPSTGGLTAWKEQLDTLSLKAGKNTITYKNETGNSGMLNMDSIHLNKRTPWRYQAEDATRQGSLKVVRDHLWYEGNGFVGGFEQTGDTLKFEVNVPNTADYTSTLRYSGVQSSNITMSMVVNGQRIKQVSLTPTANWDVWANSTESLNLIAGKNTIEFIREQGDTGRFNVDSLTIDKTSGGFMSSIAGKIIPEKMVKIQPKHSGKALDVDRVSSDPLAVINQWSNGDGNNQLWRFLDLGTGYYQIQSVQSGHVLDILPGSAIQQLCQNTKASGTIPDTQQWKLEKDGDYYKIVNKSNNKVITVEGASKSDGAAVRVADDQAKDNQRMKIEVRNLSNSEISALTELNGRYDITFDANGGSPAQTVVQAAYGEQLTAPAVMNKGYVLEGWYNDSEKWNFANQTVPGVMTLTAKWTQKAPEVQIVSEGLMRAGQDGMLRAAGKGEGTLSFTWYLDKGDGYGYGEPVGSGDSLTLAALTEAMSGYRYKAVVADDSGLTGEQEYILQVLPAAVEWITPAFAVDLPSAMDAVEGEPLTLLVDATGDVESIGWEMKRPDSVDWLPLTSVTGAVYRFTPGMEENGTAYRVVLTGKSEVHPERITGTELVLKVYPAHEIPVIQSFTASVNPVKEGDSVTFNVVAHSVYGELSYRWLKDDLVLNGAASSSLTLDKAAISDAGAYKVEVMNTRMIGEYAYVDAVPTETIELTVSRQPVTPTDPPVTPTDPPVTTSPPSSTAKPAATPQPTATPGPSAAVITAAQLSSPAVNGVVTVQVGQAAAVELPVNAGTLLGTHSLRVQGDGIELVLAPELLKQLAKAVPAAGSSGAKIVLKVQPKILEAAKLKTEAGVALKGKLMDYDLSLVSADGTALHLEDYPVPVSVSWPADGLDSRLLGLYRVSSDGTLTYLGGAAEAGGLKGLLDGSGTYALLEYSKQFSDVPLTHWAFEALHELSAKHLIRGVTEQAYQPGRNITRAEFVQLMSGALQLGGGNSGGGGSGNVGSNSGNDSSGASGNDSSGASGNISGNGASSGSIAFADVPQDAWYRDALSGMVQAGLIAGRSPVSFQPNAEISREEMTVILMRAYKLQHGAGAIPAAVDITSMKDAAEISGWAAEQVASAASLGFVNGRADGTFAPKAAATRAEAAQLLLNYLK from the coding sequence ATGAGGAAAAAAAGCTTAAAGCTGCTCCCCCTGGTGTTGATACTTTCATTACTGCTGTCAGGCATCTCTTACGCGGATGTAACATCTAATTACGTTAACCCGCTGATGGGCGGTGCTGATCCTACCGTGGCTAGGGCTGCTGACGGTTATTACTATTCTGCATCTTCAGGCGATAATAACATCACCTTGAAGAGGCATGAAACCATTCTCGGCGTATCTACGGCCAAAAGCAAAGTGGTCTGGAAGAAACCCGATAACTTCGGCTATGTGTGGGGTCCTTATATCTACCGGCTGGACGGCAAGTGGTATCTGTATTTCTCTTCCGGCCCGGAGAACAGCTTCGGATATGGGCATCCAAGCTCCTATGTTCTGGAGAACGCATCACCCGATCCTTTTGAAGGAACCTGGGAGCTGAAGGGCGAATCCGCCAATGAAGACAGCAACGGGCAGGTTACGGTCAAGCAGGGGCTGCTGAACACGCAGGGATATGGTTTGGCCTGCGGCGTAGTCTCCATTAAAGGGGAACCCTACTTCACCTATACCAAATACTATTATTTCAAGGACCCGCAGAATCCGGATAATACGAAATTCGATGAGAGTCCGACGATTGTCAAAATGAAGAACCCGTGGACCCTGGAGGGGCCGGAAGGCACGGTGGCCAAACCGGAATATGATTGGGAAAAGAAAAACGATAATATCAACGAAGGCGCTGCGGTAGTCGAAAGAAACGGTAAAATCTATTTTGCCTACTCGGCCAGCAGCTTCATGAATGATAACTATGCGGTAGGCGTATCCGTTGCGGATGCATCCTCGGATGTGATGAATGCGGATTCATGGGTCAAATATCCTGAGCCTGCGATGAAAAGATCGGACGAGAACAGCTCGTATGGCCCCGGCTCTCCCCTGTTCCTGAAGTCCGAAGACGACAGCGAGGATTGGATTCTGTATCACGGGATACCGACCCACGGGCAAGGCGGCGGGAACAGAGGAATCAGAGCGCAGCGGATCCATTGGGATGATAATGATTTCATCAATCTTGGCATTCCTTCCAATCCCGGCACAGTCCTGAACAGACCTTCCGGAGAAGAGAGAAGCGAAATCTATGAAGCCGAGGAGGCAAAGCTGTCGGGAGTAGCAAGAATTTCCGGAGCAACCGCTTATGCTTCGGGCGGCGTATACGAAAAATACAATAACAGCAGCGCTAATGACTATATAGAATTTACAGTTAACACTACCGCTGGCGGGACCTACTCGCTGGATTTCCGATACAACAATAATACGGCGAATCCGGTTACTATGAAATTAGGCGTTAACGGGGGAGCAACCCGCGATCTGTCCTTCCCTTCGAATGCCGGATTTGAGGCGAATTTCGATCTGAAATCCGTTTATAACCTTCCGCTTAACGCCGGAAGCAACACAATCCGCCTGTCCGGCAAGAGTGCTTTGGCTCTGGATGCCATGATTATCAAGCGCAGCACCTTGTATGAAGCAGAAAATGCCATACTGTCCGGAAATGCAAAGGCTGATGCAGATCATCCGGGTTACAGCGGAACGGGATTTGCCGGAGGGCTCTGGACCTCTAGCTCTGCAGTTACCTTCAAGGTAAATGCCGCTGCTGCCGGCAGCTATTCGGTTAAGCTGGGCTACAGCCTGGGATTCAACGATGACCGGACGCTGACTATGTATGTGAACGGGCAAAAGCTTAAGCAGGTCGATTTCTTCAGCCTAAAAAGCTGGGACCGCTGGGCCGACCGCTATGACAATGTTTTCCTTCAAGAAGGGGAAAATACGATCACATATAAATATGACGAAGGCGACACCGGCAACGTCAATCTGGACTTTATAACCGTAACGGAAGCAACTACCTGGCATTATGGAGCTGAAGATGCCAAGCTGGCTGGCGGGAACGATGCTGCAGTTGTTTACGCCAAAGACGGAAATCTGGGAACCGGTTATGTTACCGGGCTGTCCAAAGCGGGTTCGTCCGTAGAGTTCGCGGTAAATGTTGAGAATGCGGCATCCTATGATGTGAAGCTGAGATATGCCAAAGAAGCTGCAGGTTCAACCTATAGCCTGTATTTGAACGGCACGAAGATTAAGAATATTACCCTCCCTTCTACCGGCGGACTTACGGCCTGGAAGGAGCAGCTTGACACGTTAAGCCTGAAGGCGGGTAAAAACACGATTACTTATAAGAATGAAACAGGAAACTCCGGCATGCTAAATATGGACAGTATTCATCTTAACAAGCGTACTCCGTGGAGGTACCAGGCCGAAGATGCCACCCGGCAAGGAAGCCTCAAGGTAGTCAGGGATCATTTATGGTATGAGGGCAACGGGTTCGTAGGCGGATTTGAGCAGACCGGGGACACGCTGAAGTTTGAAGTAAATGTCCCTAATACGGCTGATTATACATCGACTTTGCGGTATTCCGGTGTACAAAGCTCGAATATCACCATGTCGATGGTGGTTAACGGACAGAGAATCAAGCAAGTGTCCTTAACTCCGACAGCGAATTGGGATGTCTGGGCTAACAGTACGGAGTCCTTAAATCTCATAGCCGGTAAGAATACGATTGAATTCATCCGCGAACAAGGAGATACCGGCAGATTCAATGTCGACAGTCTCACGATTGATAAGACGAGCGGCGGATTCATGAGCTCGATTGCGGGGAAGATCATCCCGGAGAAAATGGTCAAAATCCAGCCCAAGCACAGTGGAAAAGCATTAGATGTGGACAGAGTGTCCAGCGATCCATTAGCGGTGATTAACCAGTGGTCGAATGGCGACGGCAACAATCAGCTGTGGAGATTCCTGGATCTCGGTACAGGCTATTATCAGATCCAATCGGTCCAAAGCGGCCACGTGCTCGATATTCTTCCCGGTTCAGCAATCCAGCAGCTGTGTCAGAATACGAAAGCTTCCGGAACGATACCGGATACACAGCAGTGGAAGCTGGAGAAAGACGGAGATTACTACAAGATCGTTAACAAAAGCAATAATAAGGTAATCACTGTAGAAGGAGCGTCAAAGAGTGACGGTGCAGCAGTGAGAGTAGCGGATGATCAGGCAAAGGATAACCAGCGGATGAAAATTGAAGTCCGCAACCTCAGCAATAGTGAAATTAGTGCTCTGACCGAGCTGAACGGGCGCTATGATATTACTTTTGACGCAAATGGCGGAAGTCCGGCACAGACAGTCGTTCAGGCTGCATACGGCGAACAGTTAACTGCTCCGGCCGTAATGAATAAAGGCTATGTGCTGGAGGGCTGGTACAACGATTCAGAAAAATGGAATTTTGCCAATCAGACCGTGCCGGGTGTAATGACGCTGACGGCGAAATGGACCCAAAAGGCGCCGGAGGTACAGATTGTCAGTGAGGGCTTGATGCGGGCGGGGCAGGACGGTATGCTCCGCGCCGCTGGTAAAGGTGAAGGAACACTCTCCTTCACCTGGTACCTCGACAAGGGCGATGGCTATGGTTATGGCGAGCCGGTCGGTTCGGGTGATAGCCTGACGCTGGCGGCGTTGACGGAAGCAATGAGCGGCTACCGCTATAAGGCGGTTGTGGCAGACGATAGCGGCTTAACCGGCGAGCAGGAATATATATTGCAAGTGCTCCCGGCTGCAGTAGAGTGGATTACCCCTGCCTTCGCGGTAGATTTACCTTCTGCGATGGACGCCGTTGAGGGCGAACCCTTGACGCTGCTTGTTGATGCAACAGGTGACGTGGAGTCTATCGGCTGGGAAATGAAGCGGCCAGACAGCGTCGATTGGCTGCCGCTAACGAGTGTTACCGGTGCAGTATACCGTTTCACACCGGGAATGGAAGAGAACGGGACAGCTTACCGAGTTGTGCTGACCGGCAAATCGGAGGTGCATCCGGAACGTATCACCGGAACAGAGCTGGTGCTCAAGGTCTATCCGGCACATGAAATTCCGGTGATCCAGTCGTTCACGGCAAGTGTAAATCCGGTAAAGGAAGGGGATTCCGTTACCTTTAACGTTGTAGCCCATTCTGTGTATGGAGAGCTGAGCTACCGCTGGCTGAAGGACGACCTTGTCCTGAACGGTGCCGCCAGCAGCAGTCTGACACTGGATAAGGCCGCTATATCTGATGCGGGGGCATACAAGGTTGAGGTTATGAACACCCGTATGATCGGGGAGTATGCTTATGTGGATGCGGTCCCTACAGAGACGATTGAGCTGACTGTCAGCCGTCAGCCGGTAACGCCAACAGATCCTCCGGTGACACCAACGGACCCGCCGGTGACAACCAGTCCGCCGTCATCTACGGCGAAGCCTGCGGCAACACCACAGCCTACCGCAACGCCGGGTCCTTCGGCTGCAGTCATTACTGCCGCTCAGTTGAGCAGTCCAGCGGTGAACGGTGTAGTTACTGTCCAGGTAGGGCAAGCGGCGGCGGTTGAGCTTCCGGTGAATGCCGGGACGCTGCTGGGAACCCATTCCCTCCGTGTACAGGGAGACGGAATAGAGCTTGTGCTGGCGCCGGAGCTGCTGAAGCAGCTGGCCAAAGCCGTGCCTGCTGCTGGGAGCAGCGGCGCTAAGATTGTGCTGAAGGTGCAGCCTAAGATATTAGAAGCTGCGAAGCTGAAGACAGAAGCTGGCGTAGCGCTGAAAGGCAAGCTGATGGATTATGACCTGAGTCTGGTAAGCGCAGACGGGACAGCGCTCCATCTGGAGGATTATCCGGTTCCGGTAAGCGTCAGCTGGCCAGCGGATGGGCTTGATTCGAGGCTGCTTGGCCTGTACCGTGTGAGCAGTGACGGTACACTCACTTATCTGGGCGGGGCAGCCGAAGCGGGCGGGCTGAAGGGACTTCTTGACGGCAGCGGTACGTACGCGCTGCTGGAGTATTCCAAGCAATTCAGTGATGTTCCGCTTACACACTGGGCCTTCGAAGCCTTGCATGAGCTGTCTGCGAAACATCTGATCCGGGGAGTGACGGAGCAGGCTTACCAGCCTGGACGGAACATTACCCGGGCTGAATTCGTGCAGTTGATGTCCGGTGCGCTGCAACTGGGCGGCGGCAACAGCGGTGGCGGTGGCAGCGGAAACGTTGGCAGCAACAGCGGGAACGATAGTAGCGGTGCCAGCGGGAACGATAGTAGCGGTGCCAGCGGGAACATCAGCGGGAACGGCGCCAGCAGTGGCAGCATCGCATTCGCTGATGTTCCGCAAGATGCCTGGTACAGGGATGCTCTTTCCGGCATGGTGCAGGCAGGGCTGATTGCCGGACGGAGTCCGGTGTCCTTCCAGCCGAATGCAGAGATCAGCCGTGAAGAGATGACCGTCATTCTGATGCGGGCTTACAAGCTCCAGCATGGTGCAGGTGCAATCCCGGCCGCTGTAGACATCACTTCTATGAAGGATGCAGCGGAGATCTCCGGCTGGGCAGCAGAACAGGTAGCCTCAGCCGCTTCACTGGGCTTCGTGAACGGACGGGCGGACGGGACCTTTGCTCCAAAGGCTGCTGCCACCCGTGCAGAAGCTGCACAGCTTCTGCTGAATTATTTGAAGTAA
- a CDS encoding DUF6442 family protein produces the protein MVFIVKFVLNRGRKFGVLGMLIIFSILAVYNLYDNHQVTNTALVL, from the coding sequence CTGGTCTTTATTGTAAAATTTGTTCTTAATAGAGGCAGGAAATTTGGAGTCCTGGGTATGCTGATTATTTTTAGCATCCTGGCTGTTTATAATTTATACGATAATCATCAAGTGACGAATACTGCATTAGTACTGTAA
- a CDS encoding IS3 family transposase: MFIKQGNTAALVLRLVGLAESTYYDRKKRKKQEAQAVPQGRGRPLPGYSLTESGEKISDEQIQEMLLELVAGEEHVYGYKLLAKCLWNQHGLRLNHKKSYRLCQALEILQPQRQKRFKHPRKLPENRVITGAGQLWQMDIKYGYVAGRDRHFFVLSIIDVFTRVIVGYHRGSSCEAKHACQTLGRAMEQHCAPGSARPVIRTDNGPQFISHLFGDMCESWEMTHERIPPRTPDLNAFIESFHSNIDRDLFRKEAFDTFEEAYEAVDRYMDFYNNRRMHTSLRNMPPATFAEWVLTLEDQSCFFWPREKAK, translated from the coding sequence ATGTTCATTAAGCAGGGGAATACCGCAGCCTTGGTGCTCCGTCTCGTGGGGCTAGCAGAGTCTACGTACTACGACCGTAAGAAACGCAAGAAGCAGGAGGCACAGGCCGTCCCCCAGGGGCGTGGAAGACCCCTACCCGGCTACTCCCTGACCGAGTCGGGAGAGAAGATTAGCGACGAGCAGATCCAGGAAATGCTCCTGGAACTGGTCGCTGGAGAAGAGCACGTGTACGGGTACAAACTGCTGGCCAAGTGCTTGTGGAACCAGCACGGGCTGAGGCTCAACCACAAGAAAAGCTACCGGCTGTGTCAGGCGCTGGAGATCCTGCAGCCCCAGCGTCAGAAGCGCTTTAAGCATCCCCGGAAGCTGCCGGAGAACCGAGTCATTACCGGAGCGGGCCAGCTCTGGCAGATGGACATTAAATACGGGTATGTGGCGGGCCGGGACCGGCATTTCTTCGTCCTGAGCATTATCGATGTGTTTACCCGGGTTATCGTCGGGTATCACCGAGGATCGTCGTGTGAGGCCAAGCACGCCTGCCAGACGCTGGGACGCGCCATGGAGCAACACTGCGCCCCTGGCAGCGCGCGCCCGGTGATCCGCACCGACAACGGCCCCCAGTTCATCAGCCATCTGTTTGGCGACATGTGTGAAAGCTGGGAGATGACCCATGAACGCATTCCGCCTCGAACGCCGGATTTAAATGCTTTTATTGAATCGTTCCACAGCAATATCGATCGGGATTTGTTCCGCAAAGAGGCCTTCGACACGTTCGAAGAGGCCTATGAAGCCGTGGACCGGTACATGGACTTTTACAATAACCGCAGAATGCATACGAGTCTTCGCAACATGCCGCCAGCTACCTTTGCGGAGTGGGTGCTGACCCTAGAAGACCAGTCCTGCTTCTTCTGGCCGAGAGAAAAAGCGAAATAA